Proteins encoded together in one Electrophorus electricus isolate fEleEle1 chromosome 9, fEleEle1.pri, whole genome shotgun sequence window:
- the npffr1l2 gene encoding neuropeptide FF receptor 1 like 2 translates to MTAHSSNASNASTLPSITYYPYYQHSLPVATALTVAYLFIFLLCMMGNGLVCLIVLGNRRMRTVTNLFILNLAVSDLLVGMFCIPTTLVDNLITGWPFTNTVCKMSGLVQGMSVSSSVFTLVAIAVDRFRCIVYPFQPKLTLTVAKVTIVMIWVLALVIMCPSAVTLTVEQVRHHYMVHNLDYNHAYPLLSCFENWADPQMRKVYTTVLFAHIYLVPLTLITLMYGRIGVKLYTTSVTTGSEQPDGGQPRATPPAHQGAPQKNRPLFSSKKIKVIKMLGLVALLFTLSWLPLWTLMLLTDYGGLDEPALDLLTSYVFPFAHWLAFSNSSVNPIIYGYYNENFKRGFQAVCRKYTCCCSGLTAGGSRARRSGRVDMGVAGAGRRGPDTGPNPLPFAARNRVYTDGNLKERRPGSEPERRAASCRVRGSVSVDDAGSLTASETKGVANQKSLQMEDLGRISPVGVTVSQAWDQ, encoded by the exons ATGACCGCTCACAGCAGCAACGCCTCCAACGCCTCCACCCTCCCCAGCATCACCTACTACCCGTACTACCAGCACTCGTTGCCCGTGGCAACCGCCCTCACCGTGGCCtacctcttcatcttcctcctgtGCATGATGGGTAATGGCCTGGTGTGCTTGATCGTGCTGGGGAACAGGCGCATGAGGACCGTCACCAACTTGTTCATCCTCAATCTGGCCGTGAGTGACCTGCTGGTGGGCATGTTCTGTATCCCCACCACGCTGGTGGATAACCTTATCACag gCTGGCCCTTCACAAACACGGTGTGTAAGATGAGCGGTCTCGTGCAGGGcatgtctgtctcctcctctgtgtTCACACTAGTGGCCATCGCGGTAGACAG GTTCCGCTGCATCGTCTACCCCTTCCAGCCGAAGCTCACCCTGACGGTTGCCAAGGTAACCATTGTAATGATTTGGGTGTTGGCCCTGGTGATCATGTGTCCCTCGGCAGTGACTCTGACCGTGGAGCAAGTGAGGCACCACTACATGGTCCACAACCTGGACTACAACCACGCCTACCCGCTACTGTCCTGCTTCGAGAACTGGGCCGACCCGCAGATGCGTAAGGTGTACACCACGGTGCTGTTCGCCCACATCTACCTGGTCCCTCTCACGCTCATCACACTCATGTACGGACGCATCGGCGTCAAGCTCTACACCACCTCCGTCACCACCGGCAGCGAGCAGCCCGACGGTGGGCAGCCCCGCGCTACCCCTCCGGCCCACCAGGGGGCACCGCAGAAAAACAGACCCCTCTTCTCCAGCAAAAAAATCAAGGTTATTAAGATGCTGGGTCTGGTGGCACTGCTTTTCACGCTGTCCTGGCTGCCCCTGTGGACACTGATGCTCCTGACCGACTACGGCGGTCTGGACGAGCCAGCGCTGGACCTCCTGACCAGCTATGTGTTCCCGTTCGCACACTGGCTCGCCTTCTCCAACTCCAGCGTCAACCCCATCATCTACGGCTACTACAACGAGAACTTCAAGCGCGGCTTCCAGGCCGTGTGCAGGAAGTACACGTGCTGCTGCAGTGGGCTGACTGCAGGGGGATCCAGAGCTCGCAGGTCCGGCAGGGTGGACATGGGCGTAGCGGGCGCAGGGCGCAGGGGGCCCGACACGGGTCCCAACCCGCTGCCATTCGCAGCGAGGAACAGGGTGTACACGGATGGGAACCTGAAGGAGCGCAGGCCGGGGTCAGAGCCAGAGCGCCGGGCGGCGAGTTGCAGGGTGAGGGGCTCCGTCAGTGTGGATGATGCCGGATCCCTCACCGCCAGTGAGACGAAAGGGGTGGCCAATCAGAAGAGCCTGCAGATGGAGGACCTGGGGAGGATCAGCCCTGTGGGCGTCACCGTGAGCCAGGCCTGGGATCAATAG